A single window of Zea mays cultivar B73 chromosome 10, Zm-B73-REFERENCE-NAM-5.0, whole genome shotgun sequence DNA harbors:
- the LOC103642664 gene encoding phosphoenolpyruvate carboxylase 1-like: MASTKAPGPGEKHHSIDAQLHQLVPGKVSEDDKLIEYDALLVDRFLNILQDLHGPSLREFVQECYEVSADYEGKGDTTKLGELGAKLTGLAPADAILVASSILHMLNLANVAEEVQIAHRHRSRNSKLKKGGFADEGSATTESDIEETLKRLVSEVGKSPEEVFEALKNQTVDLVFTAHPTQSARRLLQQKNARIRNCLTQLNAKDITDDDKQELDEAL; this comes from the exons ATGGCGTCGACCAAGGCTCCCGGCCCCGGCGAGAAGCACCACTCCATCGACGCGCAGCTCCATCAGCTGGTCCCAGGCAAGGTCTCCGAGGACGACAAGCTCATCGAGTACGATGCGCTGCTGGTCGACCGCTTCCTCAACATCCTCCAGGACCTTCACGGGCCCAGCCTTCGCGAATTT GTCCAGGAGTGCTACGAGGTCTCGGCCGACTACGAGGGCAAAGGAGACACGACGAAGCTgggcgagctcggcgccaagctCACGGGGCTGGCCCCCGCCGACGCCATCCTCGTGGCGAGCTCCATCCTGCACATGCTCAACCTCGCCAACGTCGCCGAGGAGGTGCAGATCGCGCACC GGCACCGCAGCCGCAACAGCAAGCTCAAGAAAGGTGGCTTCGCTGACGAGGGCTCAGCCACCACCGAGTCCGACATCGAGGAGACGCTCAAGCGCCTCGTGTCCGAGGTCGGCAAGTCCCCCGAGGAGGTGTTCGAGGCGCTCAAGAACCAGACCGTCGACCTCGTCTTCACCGCGCATCCCACGCAGTCCGCCCGCCGCTTGCTCCAGCAAAAAAACGCCAG GATCCGGAATTGTCTGACCCAGCTGAATGCCAAGGACATCACTGACGACGACAAGCAGGAGCTCGATGAGGCTCTGTAG